In Scylla paramamosain isolate STU-SP2022 chromosome 19, ASM3559412v1, whole genome shotgun sequence, a single genomic region encodes these proteins:
- the LOC135110033 gene encoding anillin-like, producing the protein MNMKKKQSRMKLTPLKKLHKHESRTASPSVQSPGGPFAVRMSSFQLVGFTHLNICTLTRNAWTLEKVPYSSPLDGHLLMHVNCSFEGGITERGFLTIFEDVGGYGAWNRRWCVLSGMHLRFWRYPDDEIRKEASGKLDLRSCTTRHVELVSRDVCARQHTFQLTLLRPAHPGDATNLVQEVKGSSVVTKMLLSADSKEEQMVWCNKLNKALANIRAWDPDAMQP; encoded by the exons ATGAATATGAAGAAG AAACAGAGTCGTATGAAGCTCACTCCCTTAAAGAAGCTGCACAAACATGAGTCTCGAACAGCCTCCCCGTCTGTCCAGTCTCCTGGGGGACCATTTGCTGTTCGCATGTCATCTTTTCAACTGGTTGGATTCACCCACCTAAACATTTGCACTCTTACCAGGAATGCTTGGACTCTTGAAAAG GTACCATATTCTTCACCGTTAGATGGACACTTGCTGATGCATGTGAACTGTAGCTTTGAAGGAGGCATCACTGAGCGTGGCTTCCTCACTATATTTGAGGATGTGGGTGGTTATGGAGCATGGAACAGGCGATGGTGTGTATTGAGTGGAATGCACCTACGCTTCTGGAGGTATCCTGATGATGAAATCAGGAAG GAGGCATCAGGAAAACTGGACCTCCGTTCCTGCACGACACGACATGTTGAACTGGTGTCACGTGATGTCTGTGCCCGACAACACACTTTTCAACTCACCCTTCTACGACCTGCACATCCAGGAGATGCAACAAACTTAGTGCAGGAAGTGAAAGGATCTTCAGTTGTAACAAA GATGCTGTTGTCTGCAGACAGCAAGGAGGAGCAAATGGTGTGGTGCAACAAACTCAACAAGGCACTGGCTAATATACGAGCCTGGGACCCTGATGCAATGCAGCCCTAG